The segment AACCAGATCGGCGTCCCGCTGCGGGTCTTCGTCTATGACTGCCCCGACGACGAGGACCGCCGTCATCTGGGGCATCTCGTCAACCCCCGGCTCGTCGAGGCCGACGGTCCGGTCATCCGCGGACCCGAGGGCTGTCTCTCGCTCCCCGGCATCGAAGCCGGTACCCCCCGCCATGACCGTGCCGTGGTGACCGGGGTCAGCGTCACCGGCGAGCCCGCCACGGTGACCGGCACCGGCTTCTTCGCCCGCTGTCTCCAGCACGAGTGCGACCATCTCGACGGCGGTCTCTACGTCGACCACCTGACCGGGCTGCGCCGCCGGCGGGCGCTCCGGGCGGCGGCGAAGGCCCCGTGGGCCGCGACAGCAGAGGCGCCCGGCCGCTGAGCGACCGGCGCCTCCCGCCGTTTCACGGACCGGCGCTCAGAAGCCGGGGCCGTCCGCGCGGTCGTCGACCGCGGCCAGCTGGCCCCAGAGCAGATCGGCCAGCTGCTTGACCAACTGCTCGCGTGAGCACGGGCGTTCGCGCAGCCACCAGTCACCGGCGTGCTGCATCATGCCGACGATGCCATGACCCCAGACCCGCGCGGTCAGCTCGCCGCCCGGCCCCAGGTCGAGCCGGTCGGTGATCACCTTGGCCAGCTCCTCGCCGAGCCGGCGCAGCAGGGGGGCGGAGTGCCGTCCGACGTCGAAGCCGGACTCGGAGGCGTTGTCCTCGTCCGACGGGTGCATCAGGAAGCGGTACACCTGCGGCCGGGCCTCGATCGCGAGCAGGTAGGCGTCGAGGGTGGCCTCGACCCGGTCCCGTCGCAGGACGGGGGCGTCCAGTGCGGTCGCCAGATTGGCGAGCAGGGCATCCGTGTGC is part of the Streptomyces platensis genome and harbors:
- the def gene encoding peptide deformylase, coding for MRPRTIPGSSGHVRPLRLLGDPALTEPCQEVTVFDDELARLVEDMYATMYAAQGVGLAANQIGVPLRVFVYDCPDDEDRRHLGHLVNPRLVEADGPVIRGPEGCLSLPGIEAGTPRHDRAVVTGVSVTGEPATVTGTGFFARCLQHECDHLDGGLYVDHLTGLRRRRALRAAAKAPWAATAEAPGR
- a CDS encoding TetR family transcriptional regulator, with protein sequence MESTEHIGRRQTATERRRRELLEAAERIVLRDGPDASMNAIAAEAGITKPILYRHFGDKGGLYRALAVRHTDALLANLATALDAPVLRRDRVEATLDAYLLAIEARPQVYRFLMHPSDEDNASESGFDVGRHSAPLLRRLGEELAKVITDRLDLGPGGELTARVWGHGIVGMMQHAGDWWLRERPCSREQLVKQLADLLWGQLAAVDDRADGPGF